In Microbacterium sp. 1.5R, the following are encoded in one genomic region:
- a CDS encoding DUF2510 domain-containing protein, giving the protein MTVPAGWYDDGAGRQRWWDGAVWTEHTVTTETSSVANTPQGHGQHATEEPTVAASADPIFEPPYAWQSSNPSPGASAEVPQYGRASMPATSAGVVASHDATAGFGSYGPVPPKANTKVSVLGIIGLGMAALGVVLSCIPPISMAGGVLLGIGFVLSLISLFLRGAKWPGAVGIAVAVLGGVVAIAMMLLTLGASGLSSIVPTSTSTPQATQSTEPDDTAEGSPGSAGTETVTVNELEVGHCIPLIEWEEEVYELPIVPCDAPHTDEVYFIFDVPEGEFPGDDELQTIAAEKCDVAFEEFVGIPYADSELDNYWFVPTESSWKRMNDRAVQCIVISYDEITGTLEGADR; this is encoded by the coding sequence ATGACGGTCCCGGCAGGGTGGTACGACGACGGAGCGGGCCGACAGCGCTGGTGGGACGGCGCAGTCTGGACTGAGCACACCGTGACCACCGAGACGTCGTCCGTGGCGAACACGCCACAGGGGCACGGCCAGCATGCCACGGAGGAGCCCACGGTCGCCGCATCGGCGGACCCGATCTTCGAACCGCCCTATGCCTGGCAGTCGTCGAATCCCTCCCCCGGGGCCTCCGCAGAAGTGCCGCAGTACGGGCGCGCGTCGATGCCCGCGACCTCGGCAGGCGTCGTCGCCTCCCACGATGCGACGGCAGGGTTCGGGTCGTACGGCCCTGTGCCCCCGAAGGCGAACACGAAGGTCTCTGTGCTCGGCATCATCGGTCTCGGCATGGCCGCGCTCGGCGTGGTCCTCTCGTGCATCCCGCCGATCTCGATGGCTGGTGGGGTTCTGCTCGGGATCGGATTCGTGCTCTCGCTGATCTCCCTGTTCCTCCGGGGTGCGAAGTGGCCGGGAGCGGTGGGCATCGCGGTGGCCGTGCTGGGTGGTGTCGTCGCGATCGCCATGATGCTGCTGACCCTGGGCGCCTCGGGGCTGTCGTCGATCGTGCCGACGTCCACCTCGACCCCTCAGGCGACCCAGAGCACAGAACCCGACGACACCGCCGAAGGCTCTCCCGGCAGCGCGGGAACCGAGACCGTGACGGTCAACGAACTCGAGGTCGGTCACTGCATTCCGCTCATCGAATGGGAGGAAGAGGTGTACGAGCTTCCGATCGTTCCGTGTGACGCGCCGCACACCGACGAGGTCTATTTCATCTTCGATGTGCCAGAGGGCGAATTCCCCGGGGACGACGAACTGCAGACCATCGCCGCCGAGAAGTGCGACGTCGCTTTCGAGGAGTTCGTCGGCATCCCCTATGCCGATTCGGAGCTCGACAACTATTGGTTCGTACCGACTGAGTCGTCATGGAAGCGGATGAACGACCGCGCAGTCCAGTGCATCGTGATCAGCTACGACGAGATCACGGGCACCCTCGAAGGCGCCGACCGCTGA
- the prfB gene encoding peptide chain release factor 2: MLELDLSADIQALRLTYGDIREVIDVETLRSDIARLSEEAGVPDLWDDPERAQKVTSALSHRQSALARVEGIGRRLDDLEVLVDLANEMGDEDSAVEARAELNALTEIINQLEVQTLMDGEYDERSAIITIRSGAGGDDATDFAEMLMRMYLRWAERHKYPVKVLDTSYAEGAGIKSATFEIDAPYAFGTVSVEAGTHRLARISPFGSADKRQTSFAAVEVIPLMEEATEVDIPENDIRVDVFRSSGPGGQSVNTTDSAVRLTHLPTGIVVSMQNEKSQIQNRAAAMRVLQTRLLLLQKEEEAAKKKELAGNITASWGDQMRSYFLYGQQLVKDLRTGHESGNPAAVFDGDLDGFISAGIRWRKRKDED; this comes from the coding sequence ATGCTCGAACTCGATCTCTCCGCCGACATCCAGGCCCTCCGACTCACCTACGGTGACATCCGCGAGGTCATCGATGTCGAGACCCTCCGCTCCGACATCGCGCGCCTCAGCGAGGAAGCCGGCGTGCCGGACCTCTGGGACGACCCCGAACGCGCCCAGAAGGTGACCAGTGCTCTGAGCCACCGCCAGTCGGCGCTCGCCAGAGTCGAGGGCATCGGTCGTCGACTCGACGATCTCGAGGTTCTCGTCGACCTGGCGAACGAGATGGGCGATGAGGACTCCGCCGTCGAAGCGCGCGCCGAGCTCAACGCGCTCACCGAGATCATCAATCAGCTCGAGGTGCAGACGCTGATGGACGGCGAGTACGACGAGCGCTCCGCCATCATCACCATCCGCTCGGGTGCAGGCGGCGACGACGCCACCGACTTCGCCGAGATGCTCATGCGCATGTACCTGCGTTGGGCCGAGCGCCACAAGTATCCCGTCAAGGTTCTCGACACCTCGTACGCCGAGGGTGCCGGCATCAAGTCGGCGACGTTCGAGATCGACGCTCCCTACGCGTTCGGAACGGTGTCGGTCGAGGCAGGGACGCATCGCCTCGCCCGCATCAGCCCGTTCGGCTCGGCGGACAAGCGGCAGACGTCCTTCGCCGCTGTCGAGGTCATCCCTCTCATGGAGGAGGCGACCGAGGTCGACATCCCCGAGAACGACATCCGAGTCGACGTCTTCCGCTCGTCGGGTCCCGGCGGGCAGTCCGTCAACACCACCGACTCCGCCGTGCGCCTGACTCACCTCCCGACCGGCATCGTCGTCTCGATGCAGAACGAGAAGTCGCAGATCCAGAACCGTGCTGCCGCGATGCGCGTGCTTCAGACCCGACTCCTACTGCTGCAGAAGGAGGAGGAAGCCGCGAAGAAGAAGGAGCTCGCCGGAAACATCACGGCGAGCTGGGGCGACCAGATGCGCTCGTACTTCCTCTACGGTCAGCAGCTCGTGAAGGACCTCCGCACCGGACACGAGTCGGGCAACCCGGCTGCCGTGTTCGACGGCGATCTCGACGGGTTCATCTCGGCCGGCATCCGCTGGCGCAAGCGCAAAGACGAGGACTGA
- a CDS encoding MFS transporter: protein MVYLPTVLFSLGEGAVIPLIPVIAARMGADVAFAALVASALVVGQLCGNLPAGWAVARIGERFTMVIAGAIAILAGVGMVFAPSLGVLAASVFLLGFCAAAFGLARHAFMTTRVPLAFRARALSLLGGSFRLGIFIGPFVAAGLLQLFGSESAAIWFFLGCLVVMVLLVLLGPDPEKTIAPTTPVRTAALADDSGEPVTGSIPTTARAGIFRTMWQQRSVLGRLGLAAASLSAVRSARQVVLPLWGLSLGLDASTIALVVGISGAIDFALFYASGQVMDRFGRLWAAMPAMVLMGAGFLALSFTHDLEAAVLWFGMFAAVLGVGNGLSSGILLTLGADVAPKEEPAAFLGSWRTLTDAGGAAAPLLVSAIVAIASLPIAAAAMGAIGLIGAGGFIRWIPRFVPRSTQEES from the coding sequence ATGGTGTACCTCCCGACCGTGCTGTTCTCGCTCGGTGAAGGCGCGGTGATCCCTCTGATCCCGGTGATCGCTGCGCGGATGGGCGCCGACGTCGCCTTCGCCGCCCTGGTGGCATCCGCCCTCGTCGTGGGTCAGCTGTGCGGCAACCTTCCTGCGGGCTGGGCCGTCGCGCGCATCGGCGAGCGCTTCACGATGGTGATCGCGGGTGCGATAGCGATCCTCGCCGGCGTCGGAATGGTGTTCGCCCCCTCGCTGGGCGTGCTGGCCGCCTCCGTGTTCCTCCTGGGGTTCTGCGCGGCCGCCTTCGGCCTGGCGCGTCATGCGTTCATGACGACGAGGGTTCCCCTCGCGTTCCGTGCTCGCGCGCTCTCGCTGCTCGGTGGCAGCTTCCGCCTCGGAATCTTCATCGGGCCGTTCGTCGCCGCTGGGCTCCTGCAGCTGTTCGGTTCGGAATCAGCCGCGATCTGGTTCTTCCTGGGCTGTCTCGTCGTGATGGTGCTGCTCGTGCTGCTGGGCCCCGATCCCGAGAAGACGATCGCCCCGACGACCCCTGTGCGCACCGCCGCACTCGCGGATGATTCCGGCGAACCGGTCACGGGCTCGATTCCGACGACCGCGCGCGCGGGCATCTTCCGCACGATGTGGCAACAGCGCAGCGTGCTCGGACGACTGGGACTCGCCGCCGCGTCGCTGTCCGCGGTGCGATCGGCACGTCAGGTCGTGCTTCCCCTGTGGGGACTCTCACTCGGACTCGACGCCTCGACCATCGCCCTCGTCGTCGGAATCTCGGGAGCGATCGACTTCGCCCTGTTCTACGCCAGCGGCCAGGTGATGGACAGGTTCGGGCGTCTGTGGGCGGCTATGCCGGCGATGGTGCTGATGGGCGCGGGGTTCCTCGCCCTCTCCTTCACGCACGACCTGGAAGCCGCGGTCCTGTGGTTCGGCATGTTCGCCGCCGTGCTCGGGGTGGGCAACGGGCTCTCGAGCGGCATTCTGCTCACACTCGGCGCCGATGTCGCGCCGAAGGAGGAGCCCGCCGCGTTCCTCGGCTCGTGGCGCACGCTGACGGATGCCGGCGGAGCGGCCGCTCCGCTGCTGGTGTCGGCGATCGTCGCGATCGCGTCACTGCCGATCGCCGCAGCGGCGATGGGTGCGATCGGCCTGATCGGCGCGGGTGGATTCATCCGCTGGATCCCGCGTTTCGTTCCGCGCAGCACACAGGAGGAGTCATGA
- a CDS encoding NUDIX hydrolase — protein MTAALRADVRRLVVAAPSSTDHDRDVAADFATFFADDHGPVSRDDGPDHATASALVFDRSLTRTLLVFHAKGQFWVQPGGHLEPDDTSVADAALRELREETGVDVSASAEPLVYDLDHHALSSAFGRCASHLDIGIGVVISDDADLIVSDESEDVRWWAIDALPSQVPQGFAGRVRRLRDRLVS, from the coding sequence ATGACCGCTGCCCTCCGCGCAGACGTGCGCCGGCTGGTCGTCGCGGCTCCGTCGTCGACGGATCACGATCGCGATGTCGCGGCCGACTTCGCGACGTTCTTCGCCGACGATCATGGGCCGGTCTCCCGCGACGACGGTCCCGATCACGCGACCGCTTCGGCGCTCGTGTTCGACCGCTCACTCACTCGCACGCTGCTCGTCTTCCACGCCAAGGGGCAGTTCTGGGTGCAGCCAGGCGGACATCTCGAACCCGACGACACCTCTGTGGCGGATGCCGCTCTGCGCGAGCTGCGGGAGGAGACCGGTGTGGACGTCTCCGCCAGCGCGGAACCGCTCGTGTACGACCTCGATCATCACGCGCTGTCCTCGGCGTTCGGTCGGTGCGCATCCCATCTCGACATCGGGATCGGCGTCGTCATCAGCGACGATGCCGACCTGATCGTGAGCGACGAGTCGGAGGACGTGCGCTGGTGGGCGATCGACGCGCTGCCGTCGCAGGTGCCGCAGGGCTTCGCCGGGCGGGTGCGACGACTGCGCGATCGTCTGGTGAGCTGA
- a CDS encoding ASCH domain-containing protein has product MTRALFISIKPRYARAILEGRKTVEVRRRFPTVPPGTTVVLYSSSPERAIVGTVRLKHTSRMAPDRVWALHSEAIDIAEEALGQYLEGADASTLLEVEDPRPWVRPVPLEVLRALLGVEPPQSFRYLNPEQVDVITRSGADET; this is encoded by the coding sequence ATGACGAGGGCCCTGTTCATATCCATCAAGCCCCGCTACGCACGAGCTATCCTCGAGGGTCGCAAAACGGTCGAGGTGCGGCGACGGTTCCCGACCGTCCCGCCAGGAACGACGGTCGTCCTGTACTCCAGCTCTCCCGAGCGTGCGATCGTCGGCACTGTCCGTTTGAAGCACACCAGCAGGATGGCTCCCGATCGGGTTTGGGCGCTGCACTCCGAGGCCATCGATATCGCTGAAGAGGCGCTCGGACAATACCTCGAGGGCGCGGACGCCTCCACCCTTCTCGAGGTAGAGGATCCTCGGCCCTGGGTTCGTCCCGTGCCCCTCGAGGTGTTGCGCGCGCTCCTGGGCGTCGAACCGCCGCAGAGCTTCCGCTACCTCAACCCGGAGCAGGTCGACGTGATCACAAGAAGCGGCGCCGACGAGACCTGA
- a CDS encoding GNAT family N-acetyltransferase, with product MADVEIYRWSPGGPRAAVEYERVLDLHRDNRATLGHLPFAAFQEAGTHGRLILGAIEGTVQGYVLYSTPRQQTVKLVHVCVALAARGSGLAKAMVDAAIDAHPQRSIVTAHCRTDYDMDGFWRSLDMSPTGERPGRAAKGSTLTIWTRRIGQFDLMENALYESSRPIAVLDSNVVIDLFASTHMNRPDREESKGLTADWLVDVVELAVSPEVSIEINHLPASERQRVQHSLGALVALRRHADMRTLAEAIIARMPPSATSRDRSLVNDAKHLADAILAGADYFVTRDESFLAATAEWSQDAYAVTVLRPVDLLRTFIPPSAPTEFRSGQLESVGLRWTQVTTASPDLEDAFTDVPNGEKGRNFRKLLHAALAHPATVRLELLTDEQGRRWALLATELRGDTMQICVGRVARGSLGGTIAFQLTRYIRSLALERGASEVQVADDALDPVLRAALGADGFEGAPLTVRLAHHPDPAETSSILLSNDVADYERKNWPQVLLDKNVPVRIVPIQPRYARDLLGFNDTLIQTRDQPALGFAREFVYFAKPKMKHWEIPTRVLWYVTKDPKARESSAVRAVVAHSRVIDAQVIDAQEAVEQYRTLGVLRGGDIEGHADDGKVLVLRFEDTHMLDMPLGKRAFHALLREHGITTSLMTTRAGSPSLFDDVLRTQPGWENR from the coding sequence ATGGCGGACGTCGAGATCTATCGTTGGAGCCCTGGGGGCCCCCGAGCGGCGGTTGAGTACGAGCGCGTGCTGGATCTGCATCGCGACAACCGTGCAACGCTCGGACATCTCCCGTTCGCTGCTTTCCAAGAGGCAGGTACCCACGGCCGTCTCATTCTCGGCGCGATCGAGGGCACAGTCCAGGGATACGTGCTGTACAGCACGCCCCGCCAACAGACCGTCAAGCTGGTCCACGTATGCGTAGCCCTGGCCGCCCGGGGGTCCGGGCTCGCGAAAGCGATGGTTGATGCGGCCATCGACGCTCACCCGCAGCGCTCGATCGTTACTGCACACTGCCGCACCGACTATGACATGGACGGCTTCTGGCGATCGCTGGACATGTCACCCACTGGGGAGCGACCCGGGAGAGCCGCGAAGGGATCGACGCTGACGATCTGGACCCGCAGGATCGGACAATTCGATCTGATGGAGAACGCTCTCTACGAATCGTCCCGCCCTATTGCCGTGCTGGACTCCAACGTGGTCATTGACCTGTTCGCGTCGACGCACATGAACCGCCCAGATCGTGAGGAATCGAAAGGGCTCACCGCGGACTGGCTCGTAGACGTCGTCGAGCTTGCTGTATCGCCGGAAGTGTCGATCGAGATCAATCATCTGCCGGCCTCGGAGAGGCAAAGAGTGCAACACAGCCTCGGCGCGCTGGTCGCGCTGCGCCGACACGCCGACATGAGAACTCTCGCCGAGGCGATCATCGCGAGGATGCCGCCCAGCGCAACCTCACGAGACCGCAGCCTAGTCAATGACGCCAAACACCTCGCGGACGCGATCCTCGCCGGCGCCGACTATTTCGTGACCCGCGACGAGAGTTTCCTGGCGGCTACCGCAGAGTGGTCGCAGGACGCGTACGCCGTCACGGTCCTCCGGCCGGTGGACCTGCTCAGAACGTTCATTCCACCCTCTGCACCTACAGAATTCCGCTCGGGGCAACTCGAATCGGTAGGACTGCGCTGGACGCAGGTGACTACGGCATCTCCCGACCTCGAAGATGCGTTTACTGACGTGCCGAACGGGGAGAAAGGCAGGAACTTCCGAAAGTTGCTGCACGCTGCCCTCGCCCACCCCGCAACAGTCAGGCTCGAACTGCTGACTGACGAGCAGGGGCGACGGTGGGCGCTACTTGCGACGGAACTCCGCGGCGACACCATGCAGATTTGCGTCGGTCGTGTCGCTCGTGGCTCGCTCGGCGGCACCATCGCGTTTCAACTGACCCGGTACATCCGCTCCCTTGCGCTCGAGCGGGGAGCGAGTGAAGTGCAGGTCGCAGACGACGCCCTCGACCCTGTTCTCCGGGCCGCGCTCGGCGCTGACGGTTTCGAAGGAGCACCGCTCACAGTGCGATTGGCGCACCACCCGGACCCGGCCGAGACATCCTCGATACTGTTGTCTAATGACGTCGCGGACTACGAACGCAAGAACTGGCCGCAAGTGCTCCTCGACAAGAACGTTCCCGTACGCATCGTCCCGATACAGCCGCGATATGCCCGCGATCTACTCGGATTCAACGACACTTTGATCCAGACGCGGGACCAACCCGCGCTTGGCTTTGCCCGCGAGTTCGTGTACTTCGCCAAACCGAAGATGAAACACTGGGAGATCCCCACGCGGGTGCTTTGGTACGTCACCAAAGACCCCAAAGCCCGCGAGAGCAGCGCCGTCAGGGCGGTCGTCGCCCACTCGCGTGTAATCGACGCGCAAGTCATAGACGCCCAGGAAGCTGTCGAGCAGTATCGAACGTTGGGCGTTCTGCGTGGCGGGGATATCGAAGGGCACGCGGATGACGGAAAGGTACTGGTGCTGCGGTTCGAGGACACACACATGCTGGATATGCCTCTGGGGAAAAGAGCCTTCCACGCCCTGCTCCGTGAGCACGGGATCACAACTTCGCTCATGACAACCCGGGCAGGATCGCCGAGTCTGTTCGACGATGTCCTTCGCACACAGCCCGGGTGGGAGAACAGATGA
- a CDS encoding AAA family ATPase, with the protein MNAAEKARHVAALRDLTVEGGPIDTTGPTATENNPQYFIRTGLPTGKRARLHDEIIEEFFAEKPYVTCDRQAIIMAGPPGAGKSSVLRERIPASEAPHWRVIDADDFKKRLLKKMAANGQYEDLIPTVVQERISAGEPFFPGEFAALVHEESTILAAQAARRALRLGERVVLDGVNGTTSRLRRRVIELSRNAYVTADIIVVDGPRDVTRARVEHRHLTHYNAALGGDAEAAYDARFVPGYVTDALYATDATHSSCTTAAAETVNAGTIDGITFTAYFYEVDDAAGSPQLRKNVGHGWGHIVTINFAATPTP; encoded by the coding sequence GTGAATGCTGCCGAGAAAGCGCGGCATGTCGCTGCCCTGCGTGATCTGACCGTCGAAGGCGGCCCGATAGACACGACGGGCCCCACCGCAACGGAGAACAACCCGCAGTACTTCATCCGCACAGGCTTGCCGACCGGGAAACGGGCACGCCTCCACGATGAGATCATCGAGGAGTTCTTCGCTGAAAAGCCCTACGTGACCTGCGACCGGCAGGCGATCATCATGGCCGGCCCGCCCGGCGCCGGGAAGAGTTCCGTGTTGCGCGAACGCATCCCGGCGTCCGAGGCGCCACACTGGCGAGTCATCGACGCGGACGATTTCAAGAAACGACTGCTGAAGAAGATGGCAGCAAACGGACAGTACGAAGATCTGATCCCCACCGTTGTCCAGGAACGTATCTCCGCCGGTGAACCGTTCTTCCCAGGAGAGTTCGCGGCGCTTGTCCACGAAGAATCGACCATACTCGCCGCCCAAGCGGCCCGCCGGGCGCTCCGGCTCGGGGAGCGGGTTGTTCTCGACGGCGTAAACGGAACCACGAGCAGGCTTCGGCGACGGGTCATCGAGCTTAGCCGAAACGCGTACGTCACGGCCGACATCATCGTTGTGGATGGTCCCCGAGATGTCACCCGGGCCCGCGTCGAACACCGACACCTAACCCACTACAACGCAGCATTGGGTGGCGACGCGGAGGCCGCTTACGATGCACGCTTCGTGCCCGGGTACGTCACCGACGCGCTGTACGCGACTGACGCCACGCATTCGTCCTGTACGACCGCCGCCGCCGAGACCGTGAACGCAGGAACGATCGACGGCATCACCTTCACCGCCTACTTCTACGAGGTCGACGACGCTGCCGGGAGCCCCCAACTCCGGAAAAATGTCGGTCACGGGTGGGGTCACATCGTCACCATCAATTTCGCTGCCACACCGACACCCTGA